The Planctomycetota bacterium genomic sequence CCATCAATGCGGCGCCCTCTGTGGCGGACGGGGGCCTCGGCCGCCGCCCGCAGGGGGGGCGACAGGTGTTCCAGGGCGACGGTTGGCTCGTGGCGCGCCAGGATCAGCGCCCGTTGCACCTCGTTCTCGAGCTCTCGCACGTTGCCGGGCCACGGGTAGGCGTGGAAGGCGGCCATCACCTCGGGGGCCAGCCGCTTCGGGGGGAGGGAGTTCGCCGTGCAGCAGCGCGGCACAAAGCGGCTCAGGAGCAGGGGGATATCCTCGCGACGCTCGCGCAGCGGCGGCAACTCGATGGTGAAGACGGCGAGGCGGTAGTACAGGTCCTCGCGGAAGCTGCCGAGGCGTACGAGGTCCTTGAGGGGCTGGTTGGCGGCGGAGATCAGGCGGACGTCCACCCGCCGCGGCTGGGTGGCCCCCACCGGGAGGAACTCGCCGAACTGCACGGCCCGCAGCAGCTTGGCCTGGAGCGCCGGGCTCATCTCGTTGACTTCGTCGAGAAAGAGGGTGCCGCCGTGAGCGACCGCGAAGAGCCCCGGCTTGTCGCTGTGCGCGCCGGTGAACGCGCCTCGGACGTGGCCGAAGAGTTCCGATTCGAGCAGGTTGTCGTTGAGCGCCGAGCAGTTCTGTGTGACGAAGGCCCTGGACCGTCGGCCGCTCTGGCGGTGGAGCGCGATGGCCACCAGCTCCTTGCCGGTGCCGCTCTCGCCGGTGATGAGGACCGGCGTGTTGGCGGGCGCGACCTTGGCGATGAGGTCGAAGACGCGCCGCATGGCCGGGCTCCGGCCGAGAAGCTCGCCGAAGGGGAGCGGAGCGGGCCAATCGCAGGGCGGAAGCTGGCCCTGCGGTGCGGGCCCGAGCAGTTGTGCGGGCATGAAGCAGCCTTTCCGTCAAGGGCTGGCGTTGTGGTGGCTCGGGGGCCCAGCGGCGGGGGCCGCTGGGGAAGCTAGGCTGGCCTATGCTGAGAATACACCAGGAACCGGCCAAACGCAAGGATCGAGCGCGAGCGAAATGAGCTGGGGCGGGGCCTTTGGATGCAGGCCTCGCCCCAGTGTTGCCGACCGCGTGTGGGGAGGCGCGTGCTCAGCCGAGCCGCACCTCGAGGTCGCCGTTGACATAGGTGGCCGCCAGCGGCTTGAAGCTGACGGACACGGTGTTGTCGAAGTAGCTCATCTGGCCGATGTTGCGGCTTGCGAAGCCGAAGGGCCAGGCGCCGTTGTCGGTCTGGGCATACGAGAAGCGGATGTCGTTGATGTTCCAGGCCGCGATATTGCTGTTGACGAACGAGGGCGGCCGGACGCCCCAGATTTTCAGATCGGTGGCGTCCCACACCTTGCCGGTGATGGTCACGCGGCCGATGGTGGCCACGCCGGCGAAGTCGGCCGCCGGGTTCGGCAGGTCGAGCACGCCGTCCACGTTGAGGTCGTTCGTCACCGCGACCGCCGCGAAGATGCTGGAGTTCCGGAGCCCGCCTGCCGTGATGGAAGCGATGTCGCCGAGCGACGTGAGTCGCAGGTTCTCGATCCACAGGGCGACTTGCAGGGTGCCGAGCGACATCACGTCAATGGTGGTGGGGTTGGGGCCGATCTCGAGGAGGCTCAGGCTGCCCAGAGAGCCTCCGAGGGCGATGTTGCCCATGAGCTGCATGCTCCTGGCATCAATCGCGCCCATGTCGCCTGCGCCCGTGATGGCGCCGAGGACGGCCTCCTTGTGGCGACCGCTGGTCTTGAACGAGAGCTTGCTGGCGGCCGTGGTGCCGAGGAGGTTGATGGTGTCGAGTTCGGCCACGCCGTTGAGCACGAAGCCCTTCTTGCCGAGGATCAGCGCCCAGTCGCCCGTGAAGGTGAGGTCGGCGATGCCGCCTTTCATGGTGATGACGACTCTGGTGCCCGCGGCGTCCCAGTAGGTGAGCGAGCGGGCCGCCCCGTCTCCCACGAGGATGAGGGGATTCTGCACCACGGCCGTGGTCATCACGGGGGCGCTCAGGGCGCCGTCCAGGTCCTGCGCCTGGGCGAAGAAGGTGTAGGGGCCGAGCGCCCAGCCGGAGGTGCTGAACGTCAGGCTCCAGCCGTTGAGCGCGTTGTTGTCGGTGCCGAGGAGCACGTCGGGACCGTCGAGGATGTTGTTGCCGTTGGCGTCGCGGTAGAAGCTCACCAGGGCGATCGCCGTCTCAGCGTCGGCGACGACATTGGCGGTCAACGTGAGCGGGTTGGGGCGTTCCACGGGGTCGGGGAACGCTGTGAGCGAGCCGATGGTGGGCGGCGTGTTCGCGCCGTTCACGGTCACGGTGGTGGTCGCCTCGGGTCCCCACACGGCGTTGTTATCCCGCGCCCGGGCGAAGAGCGTGTAGGGGCCGAGCGCCCAGCCCGCTGTGCTCACGACGAGGTCCCAACCGTCGCCGCCGAAGGTGTCAATGCCCAGGAGGGCGTCGGCAGGATCCCAGACGGTGTTGCCGTTGACGTCGCGGTAGAAGGCGACCTGGGTGACGAAGCCATCGGGGTCGCTGACGCCGGTGGCGGTGAGCGTGTAGTTGTTGGGGCGAGTGACAGGGTCGGGGACGGCCGTGAGCGTGGTGATGACGGGGGGCTGGCTGCCGACCTGGACGGTGCCGGCGACGGGGGTGCTCAGAGCGCCCTGATTGTCCTGTGCGATGGCGAACACGGTGTGGGGGCCGATGGCCCAACCCGTCGTGTTCTCGACCCAGGTCCAGCCGCCCACTGCGCTGGGGTCCGACCCGAGGAAGGTATCGGCGACATCGTAGAGGCCGTTGCCGTTCGCGTCGCGGTAGAAGGAGACGAGGGCCACCGTGCCGTCGAGGTCCACGACGCCCAGCGCGGTGAGCGTCACGTTGGAGCCCTGGGGGACCGGCGTGGGCGCGGCGGTGACCGAGTTGATCATCGGGGGGGCATTGAGAGGGGCCGAATCCGCGATGCGGACCACGTAGCCGTCGAACTGGCCGCCGTAGCTCGTGTCGTAGCCGCCGGAGATCCAGAGGTCCGAGGCGGTGTAGCCGACCGCGTAGATGTCGCCCGCGGTGCTGACGAAGATGGAGGTGCCGCGGTCCTCGTTGGCCGCGCCAAGGTAGGTGCTCCAGGTGTAGCCGCCGGCCGCAGTGAGCTTCGTGACGAAGCCGTCCCACGTGCCGCCCAGGGTGATGTCGAAGCCGCCGAAGACCCAGCCCGTCGAGGCGGTCTCGCCCGTGACGAACACGGCGCCGCCGCCCAGATGCACGTGGCGGCCATAGTCCTGCGCGGTGCCGCCGAGGTAGGTGGACCACGTGTGGGCGCCCGCGGTGGTCATGCGCATCACGAAGGCGTCGCCCGCGCCGTTGTAGGTGGTGTCGAAGCCGCCGGCGGCCCATCCCGCGGACTCGGTGTAGCCGGTGACGTAAATGTCCGTGGTGCCGCTCACAGTGAGGGCGTCGGCCCGGTCCAGCGCCGCGCCGCCGAGATACGTGCTCCAGGAGTGCGCGCCCAGGTAGTTCAGGCGAGCGACGAAGCCGTCAATCACCCCGTTGAAGCTGGTGTCGAAGCCGCCGGAGACCCAGTTGGCCGAGTACGTGCCGCCCGCCACGTAGACGAAGGCCAATGTGTCTACCGCGATGCTGGAGCCCCAGTCGGTGCTCGTGCCGCCGAGGTAGGTGCTCCAGTTGTGAGCGCCCGCATCGGTCAGGCGCACCACGAAGGCGTCGGCGGCGCCGTTGTGGGAGACGTCGAAGCCGCCGCTGACCCAGTTCGGCGACTCCGTGTCGCCGGTGATGTAGACGTAGATCAGGCCGTCGTTCGGATCCACCCCGGCCGCCACGCTCGCGCCGGCGTCGCGGAACGTGCCGCCGAGGTACGTGCTCCACACGTGGTTGCCCGTGGGGCTCAGCTTGGCCACAAAGGCATCGCCCGAGCCGTTGTAGGAGATGTCGAACCCTGCCACGGCCCAGCCGGAGGACGAGGTGAAACCCGTGACGTAGATGTAGCTCAGGTCGGCCGCGGCGTCGTACTGGACGGCGATGCCCGTGCCCGAGTCGTAGGCCGAGCCGCCGAGATAGGTCGTCCACAGGTGGCCGCCCAGCGTGTCCAGCGCCGTGACGAAGGCGTCGGCCACGCCGTTGAACGAGGTGTCGAAGCCGCCGGTGGCCCAGCCGGCCGAGCGGGTGAAGCCGGTCACGTAGACGCGAAAGGCCGGCGGGTTGGTCTCGGACACGGTGTTCATGGCCACGTCTTGTGCGCGGTCTTCGAGGCCGGAGCCGAGGTAGGTGCTCCAGGTGATGCTGGGGTCAATCACGAGGGGCTGCGAGGGATCGTAGTCGCCGGTGATCTGGAACGTGTAGGTGTAGGGGTCGAGAAGCACGAACTTGGCGGCCACCTCCACGCGCTGGCCGTCAATCTCCTGGTAGACCAGCGGCGCGTCGTCCACCAGGGTGCCCCAGTCGCCCCCCATGTGCACGAGCAGGGTGCCGTCGTCGGCGAGCGAGAGGCCGCCGATGCCGTCGTAACGCACCTGGATCTGCTGCCAGTCGGCTCCCGCGGCGACGTGGAACTCGTACTTCAGGTGGTCGCGGAGGCCCCAGGTCACGAGGTCAATGCCGTCATAGAGGCCCTGGTACGAGATGGTCTCGTACGAGCTGACCCCTTCGCGCCACAGAGAGGGATCATCGCCCAGATGGTAGTTGAACTTCGCTTGCGCCGGGTCCAGCCCCACCGGGGTCACGAGGTTGGCCCCGACAAACGAAGCCGAGAACTGGCGCATCTGGGTCAGGGCCGAGGCCGGGTCGCCGTCGGGCGAGGGAACATCGCGGAAAATCTGGAACGCGACGGCCGAGTCCATCATGGCCACGTTCGCGGCCGAGCCGTCGTGCGCATAGCGGACCGCGGCGTCGGCCCACTGGCCCTGGTTCTCGACGAAGAGGGCCGGGGACAGGGCAAAGAGGCTCAGGGCCTCATCCGCCGCCGAGGCGCTGAGGAGGACGCGTGGCTCCAGGGCTTCCAGGCACAAGAGGTTGTGCGGGACGGCGCTGGCGGCTGCACGGTGCGAGGACTTCGACAACTGCGGCATCGCGGTGACCTCCGGATGTTCGAACGCGCCCTGCGACCAAGACCTGTAGCAACGACCGAGCGTGGGCACCCGCAGCGTGAAGCTCCGGCGCCCCGCCCGTGTCCTGCCCGCCCCCGACACCTCCCTCTATTAAATGTGGAATGATACTAGCAATGCAAAGGGGAGTCAATACATTTCTCGAAGGACCCATACGCGCCTGGACATGCAGCGACAACTTGTGACGGCGCCGCCCTCGCGCGCCAATTGAATCGCGGCGAGGCTTCTGCTAGACTTCCCCAGGGAGGGCGTGTCACCCAGAAGCCAGGCGGAGCAGCATGGACGGGCTTGGATGCAGGCGCCGAACGGCGTGGGCTCTGGCCCTCATCGGTCTGACGGCGGCGAGCGCGGGCGAGGTGGCCCCCGAGGAGGCCCAGCGCCTCCGCGACTTGTGCACGCAACTGAGCAGCAACGAGCCGGGGAAGAAGTGGGATGCCGCTCGCGCCCTGGTCCGCGAAGGGCCCCCCGCCGTGCCCATCGTCGGCGCACTCTTCGCCGGCGAGTGGGTGGAGGGCAAGCGAATGGCGGCCTGGATCCTCAGCGAGATGCGCCACGAGAGCGCCGTAGGGCCCCTCGCCCGGGCCCTCGACGACGCCGACGACGAGGTCCGCTGGAAGGCCGCCATCGGCCTCAAGCAGCTCGGCAAGCCGAGCGTGCTGCACCTGGTGAGCGTGCTGCTGGGGGGCACCCTGCCTGCCCGGCAGTGCGCGGCGTGGACGCTGGGCGAGATCCGCGACCCCGAGGCGGCCGGGCCGCTGGCGGCGGCGCTGGAGGAGGCCGACGAGGACCTCCGCTGGAAGGCCGCGATCAGCCTCACGCAGATTGGCGAGGCGGCGCTCCCCGCGCTCAACCAGGTGCTGAGGCGGGCCAACGTGGAGACCCGCCGCTGCGCGGTCTGGGCGGTGGGCAAGATCGGCGGCGAAGCCGCGCTGCCGGCGCTCGCGCAGGCCCTCGCCGATGCCGACAACCACGTGCGCGCGAAGGCGGTGGTCGCCCTCGGCAGCATCCAGGGCGACGCGGCGACGCAGTGGCTCCTCAAGATGGTCAACGACCCCGACCCCATCGTCAAGAAGGATGCCATCGTGGCGCTCGGGCGGCGCGGCAGGACGCTGGAGCCGGCCATCCGCCCCGAGAAGCAGGACGTGGAGCCGACCGCTGAGGTGCCGCTCTACGGGGTCCTCGAGGTGGCCTTCAAGCCCGAGAAGCCGGCCCGCGTGCCCAACCCGTTCGCCGACGCCTCCGTCGTGGCGACCTTTGTCGCGCCCGACGACCGCAACCTCCGTGTGGCGGGCTTCTATGCGGGCGACGGCACTTGGAAAGCCCGCGCGGCGCTGGACCGCGTGGGCCTGTGGTACTACCGGATCGACTACAAGGCCGGCGACGCCGTCCAGGTCTCGCACGGCGGGGCGAAGTG encodes the following:
- a CDS encoding SBBP repeat-containing protein, whose product is MPQLSKSSHRAAASAVPHNLLCLEALEPRVLLSASAADEALSLFALSPALFVENQGQWADAAVRYAHDGSAANVAMMDSAVAFQIFRDVPSPDGDPASALTQMRQFSASFVGANLVTPVGLDPAQAKFNYHLGDDPSLWREGVSSYETISYQGLYDGIDLVTWGLRDHLKYEFHVAAGADWQQIQVRYDGIGGLSLADDGTLLVHMGGDWGTLVDDAPLVYQEIDGQRVEVAAKFVLLDPYTYTFQITGDYDPSQPLVIDPSITWSTYLGSGLEDRAQDVAMNTVSETNPPAFRVYVTGFTRSAGWATGGFDTSFNGVADAFVTALDTLGGHLWTTYLGGSAYDSGTGIAVQYDAAADLSYIYVTGFTSSSGWAVAGFDISYNGSGDAFVAKLSPTGNHVWSTYLGGTFRDAGASVAAGVDPNDGLIYVYITGDTESPNWVSGGFDVSHNGAADAFVVRLTDAGAHNWSTYLGGTSTDWGSSIAVDTLAFVYVAGGTYSANWVSGGFDTSFNGVIDGFVARLNYLGAHSWSTYLGGAALDRADALTVSGTTDIYVTGYTESAGWAAGGFDTTYNGAGDAFVMRMTTAGAHTWSTYLGGTAQDYGRHVHLGGGAVFVTGETASTGWVFGGFDITLGGTWDGFVTKLTAAGGYTWSTYLGAANEDRGTSIFVSTAGDIYAVGYTASDLWISGGYDTSYGGQFDGYVVRIADSAPLNAPPMINSVTAAPTPVPQGSNVTLTALGVVDLDGTVALVSFYRDANGNGLYDVADTFLGSDPSAVGGWTWVENTTGWAIGPHTVFAIAQDNQGALSTPVAGTVQVGSQPPVITTLTAVPDPVTRPNNYTLTATGVSDPDGFVTQVAFYRDVNGNTVWDPADALLGIDTFGGDGWDLVVSTAGWALGPYTLFARARDNNAVWGPEATTTVTVNGANTPPTIGSLTAFPDPVERPNPLTLTANVVADAETAIALVSFYRDANGNNILDGPDVLLGTDNNALNGWSLTFSTSGWALGPYTFFAQAQDLDGALSAPVMTTAVVQNPLILVGDGAARSLTYWDAAGTRVVITMKGGIADLTFTGDWALILGKKGFVLNGVAELDTINLLGTTAASKLSFKTSGRHKEAVLGAITGAGDMGAIDARSMQLMGNIALGGSLGSLSLLEIGPNPTTIDVMSLGTLQVALWIENLRLTSLGDIASITAGGLRNSSIFAAVAVTNDLNVDGVLDLPNPAADFAGVATIGRVTITGKVWDATDLKIWGVRPPSFVNSNIAAWNINDIRFSYAQTDNGAWPFGFASRNIGQMSYFDNTVSVSFKPLAATYVNGDLEVRLG
- a CDS encoding sigma-54 dependent transcriptional regulator — encoded protein: MPAQLLGPAPQGQLPPCDWPAPLPFGELLGRSPAMRRVFDLIAKVAPANTPVLITGESGTGKELVAIALHRQSGRRSRAFVTQNCSALNDNLLESELFGHVRGAFTGAHSDKPGLFAVAHGGTLFLDEVNEMSPALQAKLLRAVQFGEFLPVGATQPRRVDVRLISAANQPLKDLVRLGSFREDLYYRLAVFTIELPPLRERREDIPLLLSRFVPRCCTANSLPPKRLAPEVMAAFHAYPWPGNVRELENEVQRALILARHEPTVALEHLSPPLRAAAEAPVRHRGRRIDGELAAALERLERDMLAEALQRHAWNKSTAARALGISRANLVAKVRKYGLRPSEAAAPQ